Proteins encoded within one genomic window of Candidatus Zixiibacteriota bacterium:
- a CDS encoding metalloregulator ArsR/SmtB family transcription factor, with translation MAANRSSTRYKTDLYRQFARVGQAVANPRRLEILDLLSQGERTVELLAGEIGTTVSNVSQHLHALREAGLVESRKEGLYVHYSIAGEQVAAFWRALRALAIDVSAEARELVRSFIDERDTFESVEHDELVKRVESGDAVVIDVRPLWEYEAGHISGALSIPLGELPQRLGEVPSDREVVAYCRGPYCLLSVEAVELLRRHGIRARRLIDGLPEWRAAGRPTDRTEDGPQVAEGESARPSGAQGF, from the coding sequence ATGGCCGCCAACCGATCATCCACTCGGTACAAGACGGATCTTTACCGTCAATTCGCCCGCGTCGGCCAGGCGGTCGCCAATCCCCGCCGCTTGGAGATTCTCGATCTGCTGTCACAAGGTGAACGGACAGTCGAACTCCTTGCCGGAGAGATCGGGACGACAGTCTCCAATGTCTCCCAGCATCTGCACGCCTTGCGCGAAGCCGGTCTGGTGGAGTCCCGCAAGGAGGGGCTGTATGTCCATTACTCCATTGCGGGCGAGCAGGTGGCGGCCTTTTGGCGCGCGTTGCGCGCGTTGGCCATCGATGTCTCGGCCGAGGCGCGCGAGTTAGTCCGTTCTTTCATTGACGAACGTGACACGTTCGAATCGGTGGAGCACGATGAGTTGGTGAAGCGGGTCGAGTCGGGAGACGCCGTCGTCATCGACGTACGTCCCTTGTGGGAATACGAGGCCGGTCATATTTCCGGGGCGCTGTCGATTCCTCTGGGAGAATTGCCCCAGCGTCTCGGTGAGGTTCCGAGCGATCGTGAGGTGGTCGCCTACTGTCGCGGCCCCTATTGTCTTCTCTCGGTGGAGGCGGTGGAGCTCTTGCGTCGTCACGGCATTCGGGCGCGCCGTCTGATTGACGGACTCCCGGAATGGCGGGCGGCGGGACGGCCCACGGACCGAACGGAGGACGGACCGCAAGTCGCAGAGGGGGAATCGGCCCGCCCGTCAGGAGCGCAGGGCTTCTGA
- a CDS encoding efflux RND transporter periplasmic adaptor subunit — protein sequence MMREIYSLRFFLPFFVSAVLLGGGCRHSTPSAGGGQDHPARKVMVSVVGRSPRTQHVEQAGTVAARHRADIETKVQARVERIGVAIGTRVQRGELLAELDTREIRARLTQAQALREQAAQDFARYETLLAGGAVTRQEYDGVKARQEVAEASWAEAEAMLSYAQITAPFSGTIIDRAVNVGDLAVPGRPLFTLEDGASLQFVAAVPEAYRGRVNLGESLRVSVPVAAVEYSAVVDELSPSADPGSRTFVVKLALPDPSGLRAGQYGHLLLPTGEEAVASIPLSALVRRGQLELVYVASDEHRAGLRFVRTGRRSTDQIEVLAGLRDGERVIVNPPAGLSDGDAIEEPS from the coding sequence ATGATGAGAGAAATCTACTCACTTCGGTTCTTCCTCCCATTCTTCGTGTCCGCCGTGTTGCTGGGCGGAGGATGCCGGCACTCGACGCCCTCGGCCGGAGGAGGACAGGACCATCCCGCGCGCAAGGTTATGGTGTCCGTGGTTGGTCGATCACCGCGAACGCAGCATGTGGAGCAGGCGGGAACGGTCGCGGCGCGTCATCGCGCCGACATCGAAACCAAGGTACAGGCGCGCGTGGAGCGAATCGGCGTCGCCATCGGCACGCGGGTCCAGCGCGGCGAACTGTTGGCCGAATTGGACACGCGCGAGATTCGGGCCCGGTTGACGCAGGCACAGGCGCTGCGGGAGCAGGCGGCGCAAGATTTCGCGCGCTACGAGACTCTACTGGCCGGTGGTGCCGTCACCCGGCAGGAGTATGACGGCGTCAAGGCGCGCCAGGAGGTCGCGGAGGCCTCTTGGGCGGAGGCCGAGGCGATGTTGAGTTATGCGCAGATCACGGCTCCGTTCTCCGGCACCATCATAGACCGCGCGGTCAATGTCGGCGACCTGGCCGTGCCCGGTCGCCCGCTCTTCACCCTGGAAGATGGGGCGTCGCTGCAGTTTGTCGCCGCCGTGCCGGAGGCATATCGCGGACGCGTCAATCTCGGCGAATCGCTTCGCGTCTCCGTGCCCGTCGCCGCCGTCGAGTACTCGGCGGTTGTCGACGAGTTGTCGCCGAGTGCCGATCCCGGCAGCCGGACGTTCGTGGTCAAGCTGGCGCTTCCCGATCCGTCCGGTCTGCGGGCCGGACAGTACGGGCATCTGCTCCTCCCCACGGGCGAGGAAGCGGTGGCGTCGATCCCGCTGTCGGCGCTCGTGCGTCGCGGGCAATTGGAACTCGTGTACGTGGCGAGCGACGAACATCGGGCCGGACTACGATTTGTTCGCACCGGTCGGCGATCGACGGATCAGATCGAAGTGCTCGCCGGATTGCGGGACGGGGAACGCGTGATCGTGAACCCCCCCGCCGGTCTGTCCGACGGCGACGCGATTGAGGAGCCATCGTGA